CGGAATAGTTGCCCAGGCACACGGGTTCATCACCCACGTACCCCCGCTCGGATCCGCCTGGAGGCTCCACCCCATGACGCACACGACGACCGGCCGGCCCGCCGGTGAAACCGGCAGAACGGGCGGGGCCATCGTCCCGGTGCTCGCCTTCGCGGGCATTGTTGTCGCGGTCATGCAGACCCTGCTCGTCCCCGTCATCAAGGACCTGCCCCAGCTGCTGAGCACCTCGCCCAGCAACGCCACCTGGGTGCTGACCTCGACGCTCCTCTCCGGGGCCGTGGCCACGCCGATCATGGGCCGGCTCGGTGACCTGTACGGCAAGCGGCGCCTGCTGATCGCCAGCCTGTCCGTGATGGTGGTCGGCGCCCTGATCAGCGCGCTCACCAGCGACCTGCTGATCATGATCGTGGGACGCGCGCTCCAGGGCTTCGCCATGGGTGCCATCCCCCTCGGCATCGGTCTGATGCGCGACATGCTGCCCCGCGAGAAGCTCCCCTCGGCCATGGCCCTGATGAGTTCCTCCGTCGGCGTCGGCGGCGGTCTCGCCCTCCCCATCGCCGCGCTGATCGCCCAGCACTCCGACTGGCACGCCCTCTTCTACGGCGCCGCCGGCATCGGCGCCGTAGCGATCATCCTGACCCTGGTCGTCGTACCCGAGTCGCAGATGCGCGCCGAGGGCACCTTCGACGTGCTCGGAGCCATCGGTCTGTCCGCCGGTCTCGTCCTCTTCCTCCTGCCGATCACCAAGGGCAGCGACTGGGGCTGGACCTCCGGCACCACGCTCGGCCTGTTCGGCGCCTCCGCACTCGTACTCCTCCTGTGGGGCGTGCTGGAGCTGCGCCTGAAGGCCCCGCTGGTGGACCTGCGGACCACCGCCCGGCCCGCCGTCCTCTTCACCAACCTCGCCTCGATCATGGTCGGCGTCTCCTTCTACGTCGTCTCACTGGTCCTGCCCCAGCTCCTCCAGCTGCCGACCTCCACCGGCTACGGCCTCGGCCAGTCGATGGTCATGGCGGGCCTGATCGTGGCGCCGCTCGGCCTGACGATGATGTTCACGGCCCCCGTCTACGCCCGCCTCTCCGCCAAGTACGGGCCCAAGGTCACCCTGATCCTGGGCCTGCTGATCATCGCGATCGGCTACGGCGCCGGCCTCGGCCTGATGAGCGCCGCCTGGCAGTCCCTCGTCATCGCCGTGGTTCTGGGCGCGGGCATCGGCCTCGCCTACTCCTCGCTCCCCGCCCTGATCGTGGGCGCGGTCCCGGCCTCCGAGACCGGCGCGGCCAACGGCCTCAACACCCTCATGCGCTCCATCGGTACGTCGGTGTCCAGCGCCGTCATCGGCATGGTGCTCGCCAACACCGCGGACCATGTGGGCGGCGTCGCCATCCCCACCATGCACGGCTTCCGCGTCTCCTTCCTCATCGCCACGGGCGCGGTGGCGGTCGGCCTCCTGCTGGCCCTGTTCCTGCCGGGCCGGCGCCCTGCGAACAAGCCGCAACTGCGGGCCAGCAGCGAGGAGGACGCCGTCCTCGCGCGGGCCAACGAGGTACTCGACGCCGGGTTCCGTGGGCGCGTTCTGGACGCGGACGGCAGCCCTGTCGCGCGCGCCAAGGTCACGTTGATCGACCAGCGCGGTCGCCAGGCGGGGGCGACGCTCTCCGCGGACGACGGCAGCTATGCGCTCGCCGTGCCGACGCAGGGCGCGTACGTGCTCGCCGCGCGGGCCTCCGGCCATGGGCCGCTTGCCTCGTCCGCCACGCATGCGGGGGCGGAGGGAGCGGTCGACCTGGACCTGTCCCTGCCTGGAGAGACGGTCAGCGCGTAGGCGCTGCGCTCGCTTGGGGGGTGCGGGGTGCGTTTTTGACCGCGGGCCCGCTGTGGCTGGTCGCGCAGTTCCCCGCGCCCCTGGGTGCGTGCCCCCTGTCGTCCCCGCACCCGGGGCTGTAGGGCAACATGAGGGCCTCCGCACACCCGTACGACCGAGAGGAACCCCATGTCCGTGGCAGCGCCCAAGCCCGAGGTTCTGGCTGCTTTCGAAGCCGCCAAGGGGTTCATGCCCGTCGGGGAGGGGCTCGCCCTGTACGGGGCCGCCGTCGAGGCGGGGGTGCTCGGGTTGCCGTTGCTGGAGGTCGGGACGTACTGCGGGCGTTCCACGATTCTGCTCGCCGACGCGGCCCGCGCGGCCGGGGTCACCGCCGTCACCGTCGATCACCACCGGGGCAGCGAGGAGCAGCAGCCGGGCTGGGACTACCACGACCCGGAGACCGTAGACCCGGCACTCGGCGTCATGGACACCCTTCCGCTCTTCCGGCGCACGCTCCACACCGCCGGCCTGGAGGACCACGTCATCGCGGTCGTCGGGCGTTCGCCGCAGGTGGCGCGGATCTGGAACTCGCCGCTCGGCCTCGTCTTCATCGACGGCGGCCACACCGACGAGCACGCCACCGCCGACTACGAGGGCTGGGCCCCGCACCTCGCCGAAGGCGGCCTCCTGCTCATCCACGACGTCTTCCCCGACCCCGAGGACGAGTTCACCGGCCAGGCCCCCTACCGCGTCTACCTCCGCGCCCTCGCCTCCGGCGCCTTCACGGAGATCTCGGCGACCGACTCGCTGCGCGTCCTGCGGCGAACGGGCGCCGGGATCTGAGGCCACGGTTAGAGTCGCTGTCGTGTCGTACGCAGGCCCCGGCTTCGAGCCGTCCCAGCCCTCTCGTTCCTCTCGCGCCTCTCTGCGCCGTCCGCTGGCCGTCGCCCTCGCCGTGGTGGTGCTGGGCGGGGCGGGCGGGTGGTTCGTCTGGGAGGCCTTCGCCGACGGCGGCGGTGGTGACGGCAAGGGCAATTCGCTGTCCAGTGGCGACTACCAACCCCTGTCGCCGATCGGACCGCCCGGCCTCAGCACGCCCAGCGGACCCGCGGCTTCCCTGGCGGGCAAGGTCGTCGTCATCGACCCCGGGCACAACCCCGGGAACTTCAAGCACGCCGCCGAAATCGCCCGCAAGGTGAACATCGGTACGAACTCGAAGGAATGCGACACCACCGGTACCGCCACCAACAGCGGTTACACGGAGGCCGAGTTCACTCTCGATGTCGCGCGGCGGCTGCGGACGGTTCTCGAACAGCAG
This genomic interval from Streptomyces sp. B21-083 contains the following:
- a CDS encoding MFS transporter translates to MTHTTTGRPAGETGRTGGAIVPVLAFAGIVVAVMQTLLVPVIKDLPQLLSTSPSNATWVLTSTLLSGAVATPIMGRLGDLYGKRRLLIASLSVMVVGALISALTSDLLIMIVGRALQGFAMGAIPLGIGLMRDMLPREKLPSAMALMSSSVGVGGGLALPIAALIAQHSDWHALFYGAAGIGAVAIILTLVVVPESQMRAEGTFDVLGAIGLSAGLVLFLLPITKGSDWGWTSGTTLGLFGASALVLLLWGVLELRLKAPLVDLRTTARPAVLFTNLASIMVGVSFYVVSLVLPQLLQLPTSTGYGLGQSMVMAGLIVAPLGLTMMFTAPVYARLSAKYGPKVTLILGLLIIAIGYGAGLGLMSAAWQSLVIAVVLGAGIGLAYSSLPALIVGAVPASETGAANGLNTLMRSIGTSVSSAVIGMVLANTADHVGGVAIPTMHGFRVSFLIATGAVAVGLLLALFLPGRRPANKPQLRASSEEDAVLARANEVLDAGFRGRVLDADGSPVARAKVTLIDQRGRQAGATLSADDGSYALAVPTQGAYVLAARASGHGPLASSATHAGAEGAVDLDLSLPGETVSA
- a CDS encoding class I SAM-dependent methyltransferase, whose translation is MSVAAPKPEVLAAFEAAKGFMPVGEGLALYGAAVEAGVLGLPLLEVGTYCGRSTILLADAARAAGVTAVTVDHHRGSEEQQPGWDYHDPETVDPALGVMDTLPLFRRTLHTAGLEDHVIAVVGRSPQVARIWNSPLGLVFIDGGHTDEHATADYEGWAPHLAEGGLLLIHDVFPDPEDEFTGQAPYRVYLRALASGAFTEISATDSLRVLRRTGAGI